From the genome of Vulpes vulpes isolate BD-2025 unplaced genomic scaffold, VulVul3 u000000671, whole genome shotgun sequence, one region includes:
- the PUF60 gene encoding poly(U)-binding-splicing factor PUF60 isoform X4, protein MENGQSTAAKLGLPPLTPEQQEALQKAKKYAMEQSIKSVLVKQTIAHQQQQLTNLQMAAVTMGFGDPLSPLQSMAAQRQRALAIMCRVYVGSIYYELGEDTIRQAFAPFGPIKSIDMSWDSVTMKHKGFAFVEYEVPEAAQLALEQMNSVMLGGRNIKVGRPSNIGQAQPIIDQLAEEARAFNRIYVASVHQDLSDDDIKSVFEAFGKIKSCTLARDPTTGKHKGYGFIEYEKAQSSQDAVSSMNLFDLGGQYLRVGKAVTPPMPLLTPATPGGLPPAAAVAAAAATAKITAQEAVAGAAVLGTLATPGLVSPALTLAQPLGALPQAVMAAQAPGVITGVTPARPPIPVTIPSVGVVNPILASPPTLGLLEPKKEKEEEELFPESERPEMLSEQEHMSISGSSARHMVMQKLLRKQESTVMVLRNMVDPKDIDDDLEGEVTEECGKFGAVNRVIIYQEKQGEEEDAEIIVKIFVEFSIASETHKAIQALNGRWFAGRKVVAEVYDQERFDNSDLSA, encoded by the exons ATGGAGAACGGGCAGAGCACAGCCGCGAAGCTGGGACTGCCTCCTCTGACGCCTGAGCAGCAAGAGGCCCTCCAGAAG GCCAAGAAGTACGCCATGGAGCAGAGCATCAAGAGCGTGCTGGTGAAGCAGACCATCgcgcaccagcagcagcagctcaccAACCTGCAG ATGGCAGCAGTGACAATGGGCTTTGGAGATCCTCTCTCACCTTTGCAATCG ATGGCAGCTCAGCGGCAGCGGGCACTGGCCATCATGTGCCGGGTCTACGTGGGTTCCATCTACTATGAGCTCGGGGAAGACACCATCCGCCAGGCTTTTGCTCCCTTTGGACCCATCAAGAGCATTGACATGTCCTGGGACTCCGTCACCATGAAACACAAG GGCTTTGCCTTTGTGGAGTACGAGGTCCCAGAAGCGGCACAGCTTGCCTTGGAGCAGATGAACTCAGTGATGTTAGGAGGCAGGAACATCAAG gtAGGGAGACCTAGCAACATAGGGCAGGCCCAGCCCATCATAGACCAGCTAGCTGAGGAGGCACGAGCCTTCAACCGCATCTACGTGGCTTCTGTGCACCAGGACCTTTCAGACGACGACATCAAGAGCGTATTTGAGGCCTTTGgcaagatcaagtcctgcacgcTCGCCCGGGACCCTACAACTGGCAAGCACAAGGGTTATGGTTTCATTG AGTATGAGAAGGCCCAGTCGTCCCAGGATGCCGTGTCTTCCATGAACCTTTTTGATCTGGGTGGCCAGTACTTGCGGGTGGGCAAGGCTGTCACACCCCCCATGCCCCTGCTTACACCTGCCACACCTGGAGGCCTCCCGCCTGCTGCTGCTGTGGCCGCAGCTGCAGCCACAGCCAAGATCACGGCTCAG GAAGCAGTGGCTGGTGCAGCGGTGCTGGGTACCCTGGCCACACCTGGACTGGTGTCCCCTGCACTGACTCTGGCCCAGCCTCTGGGAGCTTTACCCCAGGCTGTCATGgctgcccaggccccaggagTCATCACAG GTGTGACCCCAGCCCGGCCTCCCATTCCGGTCACCATCCCTTCTGTGGGAGTGGTAAACCCCATCCTGGCCAGCCCCCCAACACTGGGCCTCCTGGAGCccaagaaggagaaggaagaagaggagctATTTCCCGAGTCTGAGCGGCCTGAGATGCTGAGCGAGCAGGAGCACATGAGCATCTCCGGCAGCAGCGCCCGCCACATGGTGATGCAGAAGCTGCTCCGCAAGCAGGAG TCCACAGTGATGGTTCTGCGCAACATGGTGGACCCCAAGGACATCGACGACGACCTGGAGGGGGAGGTGACCGAGGAGTGTGGCAAGTTTGGTGCTGTCAACCGCGTCATCATCTACCAGGAGAAGCAGGGCGAGGAGGAGGATGCGGAGATCATCGTCAAGATTTTTGTGGAGTTCTCCATAGCCTCCGAGACTCACAAGGCCATCCAGGCCCTCAACGGGCGCTGGTTTGCTGGCCGCAAGGTGGTGGCTGAAGTATATGACCAGGAGCGTTTTGATAACAGTGACCTTTCTGCGTGA
- the PUF60 gene encoding poly(U)-binding-splicing factor PUF60 isoform X3 — translation MATATIALGTDSIKMENGQSTAAKLGLPPLTPEQQEALQKAKKYAMEQSIKSVLVKQTIAHQQQQLTNLQMAAVTMGFGDPLSPLQSMAAQRQRALAIMCRVYVGSIYYELGEDTIRQAFAPFGPIKSIDMSWDSVTMKHKGFAFVEYEVPEAAQLALEQMNSVMLGGRNIKVGRPSNIGQAQPIIDQLAEEARAFNRIYVASVHQDLSDDDIKSVFEAFGKIKSCTLARDPTTGKHKGYGFIEYEKAQSSQDAVSSMNLFDLGGQYLRVGKAVTPPMPLLTPATPGGLPPAAAVAAAAATAKITAQEAVAGAAVLGTLATPGLVSPALTLAQPLGALPQAVMAAQAPGVITGVTPARPPIPVTIPSVGVVNPILASPPTLGLLEPKKEKEEEELFPESERPEMLSEQEHMSISGSSARHMVMQKLLRKQESTVMVLRNMVDPKDIDDDLEGEVTEECGKFGAVNRVIIYQEKQGEEEDAEIIVKIFVEFSIASETHKAIQALNGRWFAGRKVVAEVYDQERFDNSDLSA, via the exons ATGGCGACGGCGACCATAGCTCTC GGGACAGACTCCATCAAGATGGAGAACGGGCAGAGCACAGCCGCGAAGCTGGGACTGCCTCCTCTGACGCCTGAGCAGCAAGAGGCCCTCCAGAAG GCCAAGAAGTACGCCATGGAGCAGAGCATCAAGAGCGTGCTGGTGAAGCAGACCATCgcgcaccagcagcagcagctcaccAACCTGCAG ATGGCAGCAGTGACAATGGGCTTTGGAGATCCTCTCTCACCTTTGCAATCG ATGGCAGCTCAGCGGCAGCGGGCACTGGCCATCATGTGCCGGGTCTACGTGGGTTCCATCTACTATGAGCTCGGGGAAGACACCATCCGCCAGGCTTTTGCTCCCTTTGGACCCATCAAGAGCATTGACATGTCCTGGGACTCCGTCACCATGAAACACAAG GGCTTTGCCTTTGTGGAGTACGAGGTCCCAGAAGCGGCACAGCTTGCCTTGGAGCAGATGAACTCAGTGATGTTAGGAGGCAGGAACATCAAG gtAGGGAGACCTAGCAACATAGGGCAGGCCCAGCCCATCATAGACCAGCTAGCTGAGGAGGCACGAGCCTTCAACCGCATCTACGTGGCTTCTGTGCACCAGGACCTTTCAGACGACGACATCAAGAGCGTATTTGAGGCCTTTGgcaagatcaagtcctgcacgcTCGCCCGGGACCCTACAACTGGCAAGCACAAGGGTTATGGTTTCATTG AGTATGAGAAGGCCCAGTCGTCCCAGGATGCCGTGTCTTCCATGAACCTTTTTGATCTGGGTGGCCAGTACTTGCGGGTGGGCAAGGCTGTCACACCCCCCATGCCCCTGCTTACACCTGCCACACCTGGAGGCCTCCCGCCTGCTGCTGCTGTGGCCGCAGCTGCAGCCACAGCCAAGATCACGGCTCAG GAAGCAGTGGCTGGTGCAGCGGTGCTGGGTACCCTGGCCACACCTGGACTGGTGTCCCCTGCACTGACTCTGGCCCAGCCTCTGGGAGCTTTACCCCAGGCTGTCATGgctgcccaggccccaggagTCATCACAG GTGTGACCCCAGCCCGGCCTCCCATTCCGGTCACCATCCCTTCTGTGGGAGTGGTAAACCCCATCCTGGCCAGCCCCCCAACACTGGGCCTCCTGGAGCccaagaaggagaaggaagaagaggagctATTTCCCGAGTCTGAGCGGCCTGAGATGCTGAGCGAGCAGGAGCACATGAGCATCTCCGGCAGCAGCGCCCGCCACATGGTGATGCAGAAGCTGCTCCGCAAGCAGGAG TCCACAGTGATGGTTCTGCGCAACATGGTGGACCCCAAGGACATCGACGACGACCTGGAGGGGGAGGTGACCGAGGAGTGTGGCAAGTTTGGTGCTGTCAACCGCGTCATCATCTACCAGGAGAAGCAGGGCGAGGAGGAGGATGCGGAGATCATCGTCAAGATTTTTGTGGAGTTCTCCATAGCCTCCGAGACTCACAAGGCCATCCAGGCCCTCAACGGGCGCTGGTTTGCTGGCCGCAAGGTGGTGGCTGAAGTATATGACCAGGAGCGTTTTGATAACAGTGACCTTTCTGCGTGA
- the PUF60 gene encoding poly(U)-binding-splicing factor PUF60 isoform X6, which produces MENGQSTAAKLGLPPLTPEQQEALQKAKKYAMEQSIKSVLVKQTIAHQQQQLTNLQMAAQRQRALAIMCRVYVGSIYYELGEDTIRQAFAPFGPIKSIDMSWDSVTMKHKGFAFVEYEVPEAAQLALEQMNSVMLGGRNIKVGRPSNIGQAQPIIDQLAEEARAFNRIYVASVHQDLSDDDIKSVFEAFGKIKSCTLARDPTTGKHKGYGFIEYEKAQSSQDAVSSMNLFDLGGQYLRVGKAVTPPMPLLTPATPGGLPPAAAVAAAAATAKITAQEAVAGAAVLGTLATPGLVSPALTLAQPLGALPQAVMAAQAPGVITGVTPARPPIPVTIPSVGVVNPILASPPTLGLLEPKKEKEEEELFPESERPEMLSEQEHMSISGSSARHMVMQKLLRKQESTVMVLRNMVDPKDIDDDLEGEVTEECGKFGAVNRVIIYQEKQGEEEDAEIIVKIFVEFSIASETHKAIQALNGRWFAGRKVVAEVYDQERFDNSDLSA; this is translated from the exons ATGGAGAACGGGCAGAGCACAGCCGCGAAGCTGGGACTGCCTCCTCTGACGCCTGAGCAGCAAGAGGCCCTCCAGAAG GCCAAGAAGTACGCCATGGAGCAGAGCATCAAGAGCGTGCTGGTGAAGCAGACCATCgcgcaccagcagcagcagctcaccAACCTGCAG ATGGCAGCTCAGCGGCAGCGGGCACTGGCCATCATGTGCCGGGTCTACGTGGGTTCCATCTACTATGAGCTCGGGGAAGACACCATCCGCCAGGCTTTTGCTCCCTTTGGACCCATCAAGAGCATTGACATGTCCTGGGACTCCGTCACCATGAAACACAAG GGCTTTGCCTTTGTGGAGTACGAGGTCCCAGAAGCGGCACAGCTTGCCTTGGAGCAGATGAACTCAGTGATGTTAGGAGGCAGGAACATCAAG gtAGGGAGACCTAGCAACATAGGGCAGGCCCAGCCCATCATAGACCAGCTAGCTGAGGAGGCACGAGCCTTCAACCGCATCTACGTGGCTTCTGTGCACCAGGACCTTTCAGACGACGACATCAAGAGCGTATTTGAGGCCTTTGgcaagatcaagtcctgcacgcTCGCCCGGGACCCTACAACTGGCAAGCACAAGGGTTATGGTTTCATTG AGTATGAGAAGGCCCAGTCGTCCCAGGATGCCGTGTCTTCCATGAACCTTTTTGATCTGGGTGGCCAGTACTTGCGGGTGGGCAAGGCTGTCACACCCCCCATGCCCCTGCTTACACCTGCCACACCTGGAGGCCTCCCGCCTGCTGCTGCTGTGGCCGCAGCTGCAGCCACAGCCAAGATCACGGCTCAG GAAGCAGTGGCTGGTGCAGCGGTGCTGGGTACCCTGGCCACACCTGGACTGGTGTCCCCTGCACTGACTCTGGCCCAGCCTCTGGGAGCTTTACCCCAGGCTGTCATGgctgcccaggccccaggagTCATCACAG GTGTGACCCCAGCCCGGCCTCCCATTCCGGTCACCATCCCTTCTGTGGGAGTGGTAAACCCCATCCTGGCCAGCCCCCCAACACTGGGCCTCCTGGAGCccaagaaggagaaggaagaagaggagctATTTCCCGAGTCTGAGCGGCCTGAGATGCTGAGCGAGCAGGAGCACATGAGCATCTCCGGCAGCAGCGCCCGCCACATGGTGATGCAGAAGCTGCTCCGCAAGCAGGAG TCCACAGTGATGGTTCTGCGCAACATGGTGGACCCCAAGGACATCGACGACGACCTGGAGGGGGAGGTGACCGAGGAGTGTGGCAAGTTTGGTGCTGTCAACCGCGTCATCATCTACCAGGAGAAGCAGGGCGAGGAGGAGGATGCGGAGATCATCGTCAAGATTTTTGTGGAGTTCTCCATAGCCTCCGAGACTCACAAGGCCATCCAGGCCCTCAACGGGCGCTGGTTTGCTGGCCGCAAGGTGGTGGCTGAAGTATATGACCAGGAGCGTTTTGATAACAGTGACCTTTCTGCGTGA
- the PUF60 gene encoding poly(U)-binding-splicing factor PUF60 isoform X7, whose product MATATIALQVNGQQGGGSEPAAAAVVAAGDKWKPPQGTDSIKMENGQSTAAKLGLPPLTPEQQEALQKAKKYAMEQSIKSVLVKQTIAHQQQQLTNLQMAAVTMGFGDPLSPLQSMAAQRQRALAIMCRVYVGSIYYELGEDTIRQAFAPFGPIKSIDMSWDSVTMKHKGFAFVEYEVPEAAQLALEQMNSVMLGGRNIKVGRPSNIGQAQPIIDQLAEEARAFNRIYVASVHQDLSDDDIKSVFEAFGKIKSCTLARDPTTGKHKGYGFIEYEKAQSSQDAVSSMNLFDLGGQYLRVGKAVTPPMPLLTPATPGGLPPAAAVAAAAATAKITAQEAVAGAAVLGTLATPGLVSPALTLAQPLGALPQAVMAAQAPGVITGVTPARPPIPVTIPSVGVVNPILASPPTLGLLEPKKEKEEEELFPESERPEMLSEQEHMSISGSSARHMVMQKLLRKQESTVMVLRNMVDPKDIDDDLEGEVTEECGKFGAVNRVIIYQEKQGEEEDAEIIVKIFVEFSIASETHKAIQALNGRWFAGRKVVAEVYDQERFDNSDLSA is encoded by the exons ATGGCGACGGCGACCATAGCTCTC CAGGTCAATGGCCAGCAAGGAGGGGGGTccgagccggcggcggcggcagtgGTGGCAGCGGGAGACAAATGGAAACCTCCACAG GGGACAGACTCCATCAAGATGGAGAACGGGCAGAGCACAGCCGCGAAGCTGGGACTGCCTCCTCTGACGCCTGAGCAGCAAGAGGCCCTCCAGAAG GCCAAGAAGTACGCCATGGAGCAGAGCATCAAGAGCGTGCTGGTGAAGCAGACCATCgcgcaccagcagcagcagctcaccAACCTGCAG ATGGCAGCAGTGACAATGGGCTTTGGAGATCCTCTCTCACCTTTGCAATCG ATGGCAGCTCAGCGGCAGCGGGCACTGGCCATCATGTGCCGGGTCTACGTGGGTTCCATCTACTATGAGCTCGGGGAAGACACCATCCGCCAGGCTTTTGCTCCCTTTGGACCCATCAAGAGCATTGACATGTCCTGGGACTCCGTCACCATGAAACACAAG GGCTTTGCCTTTGTGGAGTACGAGGTCCCAGAAGCGGCACAGCTTGCCTTGGAGCAGATGAACTCAGTGATGTTAGGAGGCAGGAACATCAAG gtAGGGAGACCTAGCAACATAGGGCAGGCCCAGCCCATCATAGACCAGCTAGCTGAGGAGGCACGAGCCTTCAACCGCATCTACGTGGCTTCTGTGCACCAGGACCTTTCAGACGACGACATCAAGAGCGTATTTGAGGCCTTTGgcaagatcaagtcctgcacgcTCGCCCGGGACCCTACAACTGGCAAGCACAAGGGTTATGGTTTCATTG AGTATGAGAAGGCCCAGTCGTCCCAGGATGCCGTGTCTTCCATGAACCTTTTTGATCTGGGTGGCCAGTACTTGCGGGTGGGCAAGGCTGTCACACCCCCCATGCCCCTGCTTACACCTGCCACACCTGGAGGCCTCCCGCCTGCTGCTGCTGTGGCCGCAGCTGCAGCCACAGCCAAGATCACGGCTCAG GAAGCAGTGGCTGGTGCAGCGGTGCTGGGTACCCTGGCCACACCTGGACTGGTGTCCCCTGCACTGACTCTGGCCCAGCCTCTGGGAGCTTTACCCCAGGCTGTCATGgctgcccaggccccaggagTCATCACAG GTGTGACCCCAGCCCGGCCTCCCATTCCGGTCACCATCCCTTCTGTGGGAGTGGTAAACCCCATCCTGGCCAGCCCCCCAACACTGGGCCTCCTGGAGCccaagaaggagaaggaagaagaggagctATTTCCCGAGTCTGAGCGGCCTGAGATGCTGAGCGAGCAGGAGCACATGAGCATCTCCGGCAGCAGCGCCCGCCACATGGTGATGCAGAAGCTGCTCCGCAAGCAGGAG TCCACAGTGATGGTTCTGCGCAACATGGTGGACCCCAAGGACATCGACGACGACCTGGAGGGGGAGGTGACCGAGGAGTGTGGCAAGTTTGGTGCTGTCAACCGCGTCATCATCTACCAGGAGAAGCAGGGCGAGGAGGAGGATGCGGAGATCATCGTCAAGATTTTTGTGGAGTTCTCCATAGCCTCCGAGACTCACAAGGCCATCCAGGCCCTCAACGGGCGCTGGTTTGCTGGCCGCAAGGTGGTGGCTGAAGTATATGACCAGGAGCGTTTTGATAACAGTGACCTTTCTGCGTGA
- the PUF60 gene encoding poly(U)-binding-splicing factor PUF60 isoform X2: MATATIALVNGQQGGGSEPAAAAVVAAGDKWKPPQGTDSIKMENGQSTAAKLGLPPLTPEQQEALQKAKKYAMEQSIKSVLVKQTIAHQQQQLTNLQMAAQRQRALAIMCRVYVGSIYYELGEDTIRQAFAPFGPIKSIDMSWDSVTMKHKGFAFVEYEVPEAAQLALEQMNSVMLGGRNIKVGRPSNIGQAQPIIDQLAEEARAFNRIYVASVHQDLSDDDIKSVFEAFGKIKSCTLARDPTTGKHKGYGFIEYEKAQSSQDAVSSMNLFDLGGQYLRVGKAVTPPMPLLTPATPGGLPPAAAVAAAAATAKITAQEAVAGAAVLGTLATPGLVSPALTLAQPLGALPQAVMAAQAPGVITGVTPARPPIPVTIPSVGVVNPILASPPTLGLLEPKKEKEEEELFPESERPEMLSEQEHMSISGSSARHMVMQKLLRKQESTVMVLRNMVDPKDIDDDLEGEVTEECGKFGAVNRVIIYQEKQGEEEDAEIIVKIFVEFSIASETHKAIQALNGRWFAGRKVVAEVYDQERFDNSDLSA, from the exons ATGGCGACGGCGACCATAGCTCTC GTCAATGGCCAGCAAGGAGGGGGGTccgagccggcggcggcggcagtgGTGGCAGCGGGAGACAAATGGAAACCTCCACAG GGGACAGACTCCATCAAGATGGAGAACGGGCAGAGCACAGCCGCGAAGCTGGGACTGCCTCCTCTGACGCCTGAGCAGCAAGAGGCCCTCCAGAAG GCCAAGAAGTACGCCATGGAGCAGAGCATCAAGAGCGTGCTGGTGAAGCAGACCATCgcgcaccagcagcagcagctcaccAACCTGCAG ATGGCAGCTCAGCGGCAGCGGGCACTGGCCATCATGTGCCGGGTCTACGTGGGTTCCATCTACTATGAGCTCGGGGAAGACACCATCCGCCAGGCTTTTGCTCCCTTTGGACCCATCAAGAGCATTGACATGTCCTGGGACTCCGTCACCATGAAACACAAG GGCTTTGCCTTTGTGGAGTACGAGGTCCCAGAAGCGGCACAGCTTGCCTTGGAGCAGATGAACTCAGTGATGTTAGGAGGCAGGAACATCAAG gtAGGGAGACCTAGCAACATAGGGCAGGCCCAGCCCATCATAGACCAGCTAGCTGAGGAGGCACGAGCCTTCAACCGCATCTACGTGGCTTCTGTGCACCAGGACCTTTCAGACGACGACATCAAGAGCGTATTTGAGGCCTTTGgcaagatcaagtcctgcacgcTCGCCCGGGACCCTACAACTGGCAAGCACAAGGGTTATGGTTTCATTG AGTATGAGAAGGCCCAGTCGTCCCAGGATGCCGTGTCTTCCATGAACCTTTTTGATCTGGGTGGCCAGTACTTGCGGGTGGGCAAGGCTGTCACACCCCCCATGCCCCTGCTTACACCTGCCACACCTGGAGGCCTCCCGCCTGCTGCTGCTGTGGCCGCAGCTGCAGCCACAGCCAAGATCACGGCTCAG GAAGCAGTGGCTGGTGCAGCGGTGCTGGGTACCCTGGCCACACCTGGACTGGTGTCCCCTGCACTGACTCTGGCCCAGCCTCTGGGAGCTTTACCCCAGGCTGTCATGgctgcccaggccccaggagTCATCACAG GTGTGACCCCAGCCCGGCCTCCCATTCCGGTCACCATCCCTTCTGTGGGAGTGGTAAACCCCATCCTGGCCAGCCCCCCAACACTGGGCCTCCTGGAGCccaagaaggagaaggaagaagaggagctATTTCCCGAGTCTGAGCGGCCTGAGATGCTGAGCGAGCAGGAGCACATGAGCATCTCCGGCAGCAGCGCCCGCCACATGGTGATGCAGAAGCTGCTCCGCAAGCAGGAG TCCACAGTGATGGTTCTGCGCAACATGGTGGACCCCAAGGACATCGACGACGACCTGGAGGGGGAGGTGACCGAGGAGTGTGGCAAGTTTGGTGCTGTCAACCGCGTCATCATCTACCAGGAGAAGCAGGGCGAGGAGGAGGATGCGGAGATCATCGTCAAGATTTTTGTGGAGTTCTCCATAGCCTCCGAGACTCACAAGGCCATCCAGGCCCTCAACGGGCGCTGGTTTGCTGGCCGCAAGGTGGTGGCTGAAGTATATGACCAGGAGCGTTTTGATAACAGTGACCTTTCTGCGTGA
- the PUF60 gene encoding poly(U)-binding-splicing factor PUF60 isoform X1, protein MATATIALVNGQQGGGSEPAAAAVVAAGDKWKPPQGTDSIKMENGQSTAAKLGLPPLTPEQQEALQKAKKYAMEQSIKSVLVKQTIAHQQQQLTNLQMAAVTMGFGDPLSPLQSMAAQRQRALAIMCRVYVGSIYYELGEDTIRQAFAPFGPIKSIDMSWDSVTMKHKGFAFVEYEVPEAAQLALEQMNSVMLGGRNIKVGRPSNIGQAQPIIDQLAEEARAFNRIYVASVHQDLSDDDIKSVFEAFGKIKSCTLARDPTTGKHKGYGFIEYEKAQSSQDAVSSMNLFDLGGQYLRVGKAVTPPMPLLTPATPGGLPPAAAVAAAAATAKITAQEAVAGAAVLGTLATPGLVSPALTLAQPLGALPQAVMAAQAPGVITGVTPARPPIPVTIPSVGVVNPILASPPTLGLLEPKKEKEEEELFPESERPEMLSEQEHMSISGSSARHMVMQKLLRKQESTVMVLRNMVDPKDIDDDLEGEVTEECGKFGAVNRVIIYQEKQGEEEDAEIIVKIFVEFSIASETHKAIQALNGRWFAGRKVVAEVYDQERFDNSDLSA, encoded by the exons ATGGCGACGGCGACCATAGCTCTC GTCAATGGCCAGCAAGGAGGGGGGTccgagccggcggcggcggcagtgGTGGCAGCGGGAGACAAATGGAAACCTCCACAG GGGACAGACTCCATCAAGATGGAGAACGGGCAGAGCACAGCCGCGAAGCTGGGACTGCCTCCTCTGACGCCTGAGCAGCAAGAGGCCCTCCAGAAG GCCAAGAAGTACGCCATGGAGCAGAGCATCAAGAGCGTGCTGGTGAAGCAGACCATCgcgcaccagcagcagcagctcaccAACCTGCAG ATGGCAGCAGTGACAATGGGCTTTGGAGATCCTCTCTCACCTTTGCAATCG ATGGCAGCTCAGCGGCAGCGGGCACTGGCCATCATGTGCCGGGTCTACGTGGGTTCCATCTACTATGAGCTCGGGGAAGACACCATCCGCCAGGCTTTTGCTCCCTTTGGACCCATCAAGAGCATTGACATGTCCTGGGACTCCGTCACCATGAAACACAAG GGCTTTGCCTTTGTGGAGTACGAGGTCCCAGAAGCGGCACAGCTTGCCTTGGAGCAGATGAACTCAGTGATGTTAGGAGGCAGGAACATCAAG gtAGGGAGACCTAGCAACATAGGGCAGGCCCAGCCCATCATAGACCAGCTAGCTGAGGAGGCACGAGCCTTCAACCGCATCTACGTGGCTTCTGTGCACCAGGACCTTTCAGACGACGACATCAAGAGCGTATTTGAGGCCTTTGgcaagatcaagtcctgcacgcTCGCCCGGGACCCTACAACTGGCAAGCACAAGGGTTATGGTTTCATTG AGTATGAGAAGGCCCAGTCGTCCCAGGATGCCGTGTCTTCCATGAACCTTTTTGATCTGGGTGGCCAGTACTTGCGGGTGGGCAAGGCTGTCACACCCCCCATGCCCCTGCTTACACCTGCCACACCTGGAGGCCTCCCGCCTGCTGCTGCTGTGGCCGCAGCTGCAGCCACAGCCAAGATCACGGCTCAG GAAGCAGTGGCTGGTGCAGCGGTGCTGGGTACCCTGGCCACACCTGGACTGGTGTCCCCTGCACTGACTCTGGCCCAGCCTCTGGGAGCTTTACCCCAGGCTGTCATGgctgcccaggccccaggagTCATCACAG GTGTGACCCCAGCCCGGCCTCCCATTCCGGTCACCATCCCTTCTGTGGGAGTGGTAAACCCCATCCTGGCCAGCCCCCCAACACTGGGCCTCCTGGAGCccaagaaggagaaggaagaagaggagctATTTCCCGAGTCTGAGCGGCCTGAGATGCTGAGCGAGCAGGAGCACATGAGCATCTCCGGCAGCAGCGCCCGCCACATGGTGATGCAGAAGCTGCTCCGCAAGCAGGAG TCCACAGTGATGGTTCTGCGCAACATGGTGGACCCCAAGGACATCGACGACGACCTGGAGGGGGAGGTGACCGAGGAGTGTGGCAAGTTTGGTGCTGTCAACCGCGTCATCATCTACCAGGAGAAGCAGGGCGAGGAGGAGGATGCGGAGATCATCGTCAAGATTTTTGTGGAGTTCTCCATAGCCTCCGAGACTCACAAGGCCATCCAGGCCCTCAACGGGCGCTGGTTTGCTGGCCGCAAGGTGGTGGCTGAAGTATATGACCAGGAGCGTTTTGATAACAGTGACCTTTCTGCGTGA